The Pseudomonas fluorescens genome includes a window with the following:
- the eat gene encoding ethanolamine permease, with translation MTSTTQLKPTLGTLHLWGIAVGLVISGEYFGWSYGWGTAGTLGFLVTALMVALMYTCFIFSFTELTTAIPHAGGPFAYSRRAFGEKGGLIAGIATLIEFVFAPPAIAMAIGAYLNVQFPELDPKLAAVGAYIIFMTLNILGVSIAAAFELVVTVLAVAELLVFMGVVAPGFSFSNFVLNGWAGSNEFSLASIPGIFAAIPFAIWFFLAIEGAAMAAEEAKDPKRTIPRAYVSGILTLVFLAIGVMIMAGGVGDWRTLSNINDPLPQAMKAVVGNDSTWMHMLVWIGLFGLVASFHGIILGYSRQFFALARAGYLPRGLAKLSRFQTPHRAILAGGVIGIAAIYSDGLVNLQGMTLTAAMITMSVFGAIVMYIISMLSLFRLRKTEPNLERTFRAPGYPIVPGIALFLAVVCLVAMAWFNMLIGLVFLAFMVVGYLYFQLTAKQRSDAPADAMLTGI, from the coding sequence ATGACTTCTACCACCCAACTCAAACCCACACTCGGCACCCTGCATTTATGGGGCATCGCCGTCGGCCTGGTGATTTCCGGCGAGTACTTCGGCTGGAGCTACGGCTGGGGCACCGCCGGAACCCTCGGGTTTCTCGTCACCGCCCTCATGGTGGCGTTGATGTACACCTGCTTCATCTTCAGTTTCACCGAACTGACTACCGCCATTCCGCACGCCGGCGGGCCGTTTGCCTACAGCCGACGAGCCTTCGGCGAGAAAGGCGGGTTGATCGCCGGCATCGCCACCCTGATCGAGTTCGTCTTTGCGCCCCCGGCCATCGCCATGGCGATTGGCGCCTACCTCAATGTGCAATTCCCGGAACTGGACCCCAAGCTGGCGGCGGTCGGCGCGTACATCATCTTCATGACCCTGAACATCCTCGGCGTCAGCATCGCCGCCGCCTTCGAGCTGGTGGTCACCGTGCTGGCGGTCGCCGAATTGCTGGTGTTCATGGGCGTGGTCGCGCCGGGCTTCAGCTTCAGTAATTTCGTGCTCAACGGCTGGGCCGGCTCCAATGAGTTCAGCCTTGCCTCGATCCCGGGCATTTTCGCGGCGATCCCCTTCGCCATCTGGTTCTTCCTCGCCATCGAAGGCGCGGCCATGGCCGCCGAAGAAGCCAAGGACCCGAAACGCACGATTCCCCGCGCTTACGTCAGCGGCATCCTGACCCTAGTGTTCCTGGCCATCGGCGTGATGATCATGGCCGGCGGCGTGGGTGACTGGCGCACCCTGTCGAACATCAACGACCCGCTGCCCCAGGCCATGAAGGCCGTGGTCGGCAACGATTCAACGTGGATGCACATGCTGGTGTGGATCGGCCTGTTCGGCCTGGTGGCGAGTTTCCACGGAATCATCCTCGGCTATTCGCGGCAGTTCTTCGCCCTGGCCCGGGCCGGCTACCTGCCCCGTGGCCTGGCGAAACTGTCGCGTTTCCAGACCCCGCACCGGGCGATCCTGGCCGGCGGCGTGATCGGCATCGCGGCGATCTACAGCGATGGCCTGGTCAACCTGCAAGGCATGACGCTGACGGCGGCGATGATCACCATGTCGGTGTTCGGCGCCATCGTGATGTACATCATCAGCATGCTCAGCCTGTTCAGGCTGCGTAAGACCGAACCGAACCTGGAACGCACCTTCCGCGCCCCGGGCTACCCGATCGTGCCGGGCATTGCGCTGTTCCTGGCGGTGGTGTGCCTGGTGGCGATGGCGTGGTTCAACATGCTGATCGGCCTGGTGTTCCTGGCGTTCATGGTTGTCGGCTACCTGTACTTCCAACTGACCGCCAAGCAACGCTCCGATGCACCGGCGGACGCTATGCTCACAGGTATCTGA
- a CDS encoding DedA family protein codes for MDFNPLDLILHLDVYLDMLVTNYGTWVYAILFLVIFCETGLVVTPFLPGDSLLFIAGAVAAGGAMDPLLLGGLLMLAAILGDSTNYLIGRTAGEKLFSNPNSKIFRRDYLQQTHDFYDKHGGKTVTLARFLPIIRTFAPFVAGVGKMNYLRFFGFSVLGTVLWVGGLVTLGYFFGNVPFIKQNLSLLVVGIILVSLLPMIISLVRSKLSQRASKA; via the coding sequence ATGGATTTCAATCCCCTCGACCTCATCCTGCACCTCGACGTCTATCTCGACATGCTGGTGACCAACTACGGAACCTGGGTCTACGCCATCCTGTTCCTGGTGATCTTCTGTGAAACCGGCCTGGTGGTCACACCCTTCCTGCCCGGCGACTCCCTGCTGTTCATCGCCGGCGCCGTCGCCGCCGGTGGCGCCATGGACCCGCTGCTGCTGGGCGGCCTGCTGATGCTCGCGGCCATCCTCGGCGACAGCACCAACTACCTCATCGGCCGCACCGCTGGCGAAAAACTGTTCAGCAACCCCAACTCGAAAATCTTCCGCCGCGACTACCTGCAGCAAACCCACGACTTCTACGACAAGCACGGCGGCAAAACCGTGACCCTGGCGCGCTTCCTGCCGATCATCCGCACCTTCGCCCCCTTCGTCGCCGGCGTCGGCAAAATGAATTACCTGCGCTTCTTCGGCTTCAGCGTCCTCGGCACCGTCCTCTGGGTCGGCGGCTTGGTGACCCTCGGCTACTTCTTCGGCAACGTGCCGTTCATCAAGCAGAACCTGTCGTTGCTGGTGGTGGGCATCATCCTGGTGTCGCTGCTGCCGATGATCATCAGCCTGGTGCGCAGCAAACTGAGCCAACGCGCTTCGAAAGCCTGA
- a CDS encoding ethanolamine ammonia-lyase subunit EutB, translating into MAAFAHSVGAQTYRFDSLKDLMAKASPARSGDFLAEVAALNDGERVAAQMALADLPLSHFLQEMLIPYEVDEVTRLIVDTHDKHAFATVSHLTVGGFRDWLLSDAADEQSLRALAPGLTPEMVAAVSKIMRVQDLVLVAQKIRVVTKFRGTLGLRGRLSTRLQPNHPTDEPAGIAASILDGLLFGNGDAMIGINPATDSTASICAMLEMLDAIIQRYDIPTQGCVLTHVTTSIEAANRGVPLDLVFQSIAGTEAANASFGINLNVLKEGYDAGLSLNRGTLGNNLMYFETGQGSALSANAHHGVDQQTCETRAYAVARHFKPFLVNTVVGFIGPEYLYNGKQIIRAGLEDHFCGKLLGVPMGCDICYTNHAEADQDDMDTLLTLLGVAGINFIMGIPGSDDIMLNYQTTSFHDALYARQTLGLKPAPEFETWLANMGIFTQADGRVRFGDNLPPAFRHALAHLG; encoded by the coding sequence ATGGCCGCATTCGCCCATTCCGTCGGCGCCCAGACCTATCGCTTCGACAGCCTCAAGGACCTGATGGCCAAGGCCAGCCCGGCGCGTTCCGGGGATTTCCTGGCCGAGGTCGCCGCGCTCAACGATGGCGAGCGGGTGGCCGCGCAAATGGCCCTGGCCGACCTGCCCCTCAGCCATTTCCTGCAAGAAATGCTGATTCCTTACGAGGTCGACGAAGTCACCCGGCTGATCGTCGACACTCACGATAAACACGCCTTCGCCACCGTCAGCCACCTCACGGTTGGCGGCTTTCGCGACTGGCTGCTCAGCGACGCCGCCGATGAACAGAGCCTGCGGGCGCTGGCCCCGGGCCTGACGCCGGAAATGGTCGCCGCCGTGTCGAAAATCATGCGCGTGCAGGATCTGGTACTGGTGGCGCAGAAAATCCGCGTGGTGACCAAATTCCGCGGCACCCTCGGCCTGCGCGGGCGCTTGTCCACGCGCCTGCAACCCAACCACCCTACCGATGAACCCGCCGGGATCGCCGCGAGCATCCTCGACGGCCTGCTCTTCGGTAACGGCGACGCCATGATCGGCATCAACCCGGCCACCGACAGCACCGCCTCGATCTGCGCCATGCTGGAAATGCTCGACGCCATCATCCAGCGCTACGACATCCCCACCCAAGGCTGCGTGCTGACCCACGTCACCACCTCCATTGAAGCGGCCAACCGTGGCGTGCCCCTGGACCTGGTGTTCCAGTCCATCGCCGGCACCGAAGCGGCCAACGCCAGTTTCGGCATCAACCTCAACGTGTTGAAAGAAGGCTACGACGCCGGGCTCAGCCTGAATCGCGGCACCCTCGGCAACAACCTGATGTATTTCGAAACCGGCCAGGGCAGCGCGCTGTCGGCCAACGCCCACCACGGCGTCGATCAACAGACCTGCGAGACGCGAGCCTACGCCGTGGCACGGCATTTCAAGCCGTTTTTGGTGAACACGGTTGTAGGATTCATCGGCCCCGAGTACCTGTACAACGGCAAACAGATCATCCGCGCCGGCCTCGAAGACCACTTCTGCGGCAAGCTGCTGGGCGTGCCGATGGGCTGCGACATCTGCTACACCAACCACGCCGAAGCCGACCAGGACGACATGGACACCCTGCTGACCCTGCTCGGCGTGGCCGGGATCAACTTCATCATGGGCATCCCCGGCTCCGACGACATCATGCTCAACTACCAGACCACCTCGTTCCACGACGCCCTCTACGCCCGCCAGACCCTGGGCCTGAAGCCGGCGCCGGAATTCGAAACCTGGCTGGCAAACATGGGCATCTTCACCCAGGCCGATGGCCGGGTGCGGTTCGGCGACAACCTGCCACCGGCGTTTCGTCACGCCCTGGCACATTTGGGATAA
- a CDS encoding LexA family transcriptional regulator — translation MKKISSGDRFRALLKEAHIRSADFAKLYGVKSQHVNNWFNRGIPPRRIHSIASLLTVSPEWLAHGEGPQTPLGLGPGTTYDAAEVQGVYSVVEPTDIELPFYKEVPIAPGETKTHITEIPDQSIRLPRSHLDSLEINPSDAICTTMVGDSMAERIADGSTLAIDRGLTQIVDGQIYALEHDGMLRIKYLHRIPGNRLRLRSHNSAAYPDEVFSAEQIDAQNIRVIGWVFWWSTLNKQRPPVCD, via the coding sequence ATGAAAAAGATCTCCAGTGGCGACCGCTTCAGAGCCCTTCTAAAAGAAGCCCATATTCGCTCCGCCGACTTCGCGAAGTTATACGGCGTGAAATCCCAGCACGTAAACAACTGGTTCAACCGTGGCATCCCACCCCGGCGCATCCACAGCATCGCCAGCCTGCTGACCGTCAGCCCAGAATGGCTCGCCCACGGCGAAGGCCCACAAACCCCTTTGGGCCTGGGCCCCGGCACCACCTACGACGCCGCCGAAGTCCAAGGCGTCTACAGCGTGGTGGAACCCACGGACATTGAACTGCCCTTCTACAAGGAAGTCCCCATCGCCCCCGGCGAAACCAAAACCCACATCACCGAAATCCCCGACCAATCCATCCGCCTACCCCGCAGCCACCTCGACTCCCTGGAAATAAACCCCAGTGACGCCATCTGCACCACCATGGTCGGCGACAGCATGGCCGAACGCATCGCCGACGGCTCCACCCTCGCCATCGACCGCGGCCTGACCCAAATCGTCGACGGCCAAATCTACGCCCTCGAACACGACGGCATGCTCCGCATCAAATACCTGCACCGCATCCCCGGCAACCGCCTGCGCCTGCGCAGCCACAACAGCGCGGCTTACCCGGACGAAGTCTTCAGCGCCGAACAGATCGACGCGCAGAACATACGGGTGATCGGCTGGGTGTTCTGGTGGTCCACCCTCAACAAACAGAGACCGCCGGTGTGCGACTAA
- the ppa gene encoding inorganic diphosphatase — MSYSKIPAGKDLPNDIYVAIEIPANHAPIKYEIDKDSDCLFVDRFMATPMFYPANYGYIPNTLADDGDPLDVLVVTPYPVAPGSVIRARPVGILNMTDDGGGDAKVIAVPHDKLSQLYVDVKEYTDLPPLLIQQIEHFFANYKDLEKGKWVKIEGWAGADAAREAITKSVAAYKG; from the coding sequence ATGAGCTACAGCAAGATTCCGGCTGGCAAAGACCTGCCGAACGACATCTACGTCGCGATCGAAATCCCGGCCAACCACGCCCCGATCAAATACGAAATCGACAAAGACAGCGATTGCCTGTTCGTTGACCGTTTCATGGCCACCCCCATGTTCTACCCGGCCAACTACGGTTACATCCCCAACACCCTGGCCGACGACGGCGACCCCCTCGACGTGCTGGTCGTGACCCCTTACCCGGTTGCCCCAGGCTCGGTCATCCGCGCCCGTCCAGTCGGCATCCTGAACATGACCGACGACGGCGGCGGCGATGCCAAAGTCATCGCAGTGCCACACGACAAACTGTCGCAACTGTACGTCGACGTGAAGGAATACACCGACCTGCCACCGCTGCTGATCCAGCAGATCGAGCACTTCTTCGCGAACTACAAAGATCTCGAAAAAGGCAAGTGGGTCAAGATCGAAGGCTGGGCCGGTGCAGACGCCGCCCGCGAAGCGATCACCAAGTCGGTTGCCGCCTACAAAGGCTGA
- a CDS encoding zinc-dependent peptidase, with protein sequence MWSLSNWRRQRTLAKHPVPEETWQRVRHQLSFLDGISAAEDQWLREACVLFLHDKHLTALPGVELHQEQRLLLAAQAQLPLMHLGDLNWYQGFHEIVLYPDDFLSPQRYRDASGIEHEWDGEHSGEAWPQGPIILAWDGVMASGGWDGYNLVIHELAHKLDMLNGDANGLPPLHAGMRVSDWADAMQQAFDDLDRQLDQHPNTQPLIDPYAAENPAEFFAVTSEYFFSAPDLLHQAYPKVYEQLKAFYRQDPLARLRQLQAEDPVYQASY encoded by the coding sequence ATGTGGTCCCTGAGCAACTGGCGCCGCCAGCGCACCCTCGCCAAACACCCCGTCCCCGAGGAAACCTGGCAACGGGTGCGCCATCAACTGAGCTTCCTCGACGGCATCAGCGCCGCCGAGGACCAGTGGCTGCGGGAAGCCTGCGTGCTGTTCCTGCACGATAAACACCTCACCGCCCTGCCCGGCGTCGAACTGCACCAGGAACAACGCCTGCTCCTCGCCGCCCAGGCCCAACTGCCGCTGATGCACCTGGGCGACTTGAACTGGTACCAGGGCTTCCACGAAATCGTCCTCTACCCCGACGACTTCCTCAGCCCCCAACGCTACCGCGACGCCAGCGGCATCGAGCACGAATGGGACGGCGAACACAGCGGCGAAGCCTGGCCCCAAGGCCCGATCATCCTGGCCTGGGACGGCGTGATGGCCAGCGGAGGCTGGGACGGCTACAACCTGGTGATCCACGAACTGGCGCACAAACTCGACATGCTCAACGGCGACGCCAACGGCCTGCCGCCCCTGCACGCCGGCATGCGCGTCAGCGACTGGGCCGACGCCATGCAACAGGCCTTCGACGACCTCGACCGCCAACTGGACCAGCATCCAAACACACAACCCCTCATCGACCCCTACGCCGCGGAAAACCCCGCGGAGTTCTTCGCCGTCACCAGCGAATACTTCTTCAGCGCCCCAGACCTGCTGCACCAGGCCTATCCAAAGGTCTATGAACAGCTCAAGGCCTTCTACCGCCAGGATCCTTTGGCCCGGCTGCGGCAACTTCAGGCCGAAGATCCGGTCTATCAGGCGTCATACTAA
- the exaC gene encoding acetaldehyde dehydrogenase ExaC produces the protein MRYAHPGTEGAIVSFKSKYGNYIGGEFVAPVKGQYFTNTSPVNGQPIAEFPRSTAEDIEKALDAAHAAADAWGATSAQARSLILLKIADRIEANLETLAITESWDNGKAVRETLNADIPLAADHFRYFAGCLRAQEGAAAEIDGNTVAYHIHEPLGVVGQIIPWNFPLLMAAWKLAPALAAGNCVVLKPAEQTPLGICVLMELIGDLLPPGVLNVVQGFGKEAGEALATSKRIAKIAFTGSTPVGSHIMKCAAENIIPSTVELGGKSPNIFFEDIMQAEPSFIEKAAEGLVLAFFNQGEVCTCPSRALVQESIYDEFMQVVMKKVLQIKRGDPLDTDTMVGAQASEQQFDKILSYLEIAKGEGAELLTGGKVEKLEGNLATGYYIQPTLLKGTNKMRVFQEEIFGPVVSITTFKDEAEALAIANDTEFGLGAGLWTRDINRAYRMGRAIKAGRVWTNCYHLYPAHAAFGGYKKSGVGRETHKMMLDHYQQTKNLLVSYDINPLGFF, from the coding sequence ATGCGTTACGCTCACCCCGGTACTGAAGGCGCTATCGTTTCGTTCAAGAGCAAATACGGTAACTACATCGGCGGCGAGTTCGTCGCGCCGGTCAAAGGTCAGTACTTCACCAATACTTCCCCGGTCAATGGCCAGCCCATTGCCGAATTCCCGCGCTCCACGGCCGAAGACATCGAAAAAGCCCTGGACGCCGCCCACGCTGCCGCTGATGCCTGGGGTGCCACGTCAGCCCAGGCGCGTTCGCTGATCCTGCTGAAAATCGCCGACCGCATCGAGGCGAACCTCGAAACCCTGGCGATTACCGAATCGTGGGACAACGGCAAGGCCGTGCGTGAAACCCTCAACGCCGACATCCCCCTGGCCGCCGACCACTTCCGCTACTTCGCCGGTTGCCTGCGGGCCCAGGAAGGCGCCGCTGCCGAGATCGACGGCAACACCGTGGCCTATCACATCCATGAACCCTTGGGCGTGGTCGGGCAGATCATCCCGTGGAACTTCCCGCTGCTGATGGCCGCCTGGAAACTCGCCCCGGCCCTGGCCGCCGGTAACTGCGTGGTGCTCAAGCCGGCCGAGCAAACCCCACTGGGCATCTGCGTGCTCATGGAGTTGATCGGCGACCTGCTGCCGCCCGGTGTGCTGAACGTGGTGCAAGGCTTCGGCAAAGAAGCCGGTGAAGCCCTGGCCACCAGCAAGCGCATCGCCAAGATTGCCTTCACCGGTTCCACCCCGGTGGGCTCGCACATCATGAAATGCGCCGCCGAAAACATCATCCCGTCCACCGTGGAACTGGGCGGCAAGTCGCCGAACATCTTCTTCGAAGACATCATGCAGGCCGAGCCGAGCTTCATCGAGAAGGCCGCCGAAGGCCTGGTGCTGGCGTTCTTCAACCAGGGCGAAGTCTGCACCTGCCCATCCCGCGCCCTGGTGCAGGAATCGATCTACGACGAATTCATGCAAGTGGTGATGAAGAAAGTCCTGCAGATCAAACGCGGCGACCCGCTGGACACCGACACCATGGTCGGCGCCCAGGCGTCCGAGCAGCAATTCGACAAGATTCTTTCGTACCTGGAAATCGCCAAGGGCGAAGGCGCCGAACTGCTGACCGGTGGCAAGGTGGAAAAACTCGAGGGCAACCTGGCGACTGGGTATTACATCCAGCCAACCCTGCTCAAGGGCACCAACAAGATGCGCGTGTTCCAGGAAGAAATCTTCGGCCCAGTGGTGAGCATCACCACCTTCAAGGACGAAGCCGAAGCCCTGGCGATCGCCAACGACACCGAGTTCGGCCTCGGCGCCGGCCTCTGGACCCGCGACATCAACCGCGCCTACCGCATGGGCCGGGCGATCAAGGCCGGTCGCGTGTGGACCAACTGCTACCACCTGTACCCGGCGCACGCCGCGTTCGGTGGCTACAAGAAGTCCGGCGTGGGTCGTGAAACCCACAAGATGATGCTCGATCACTATCAGCAGACCAAAAACCTGCTGGTGAGCTACGACATCAATCCGTTGGGGTTCTTCTAA
- a CDS encoding sigma-54-dependent Fis family transcriptional regulator: MHSNHLSRHAQQVLTVTQGKAHLQGPGSDPSIARSWLRCLEDYHLDPAQNLAPTVLEHGRVLESRERLQQVLHIAGTEMTSLHQQLSGAGHAVLLTDARGVILNCVTAPSERKIFERAGLWLGADWSEACEGTNGIGTCLVERQALTIHQEEHFRGRHTGLTCSASPVFDPQGELLAVLDVSSARPDVSRQSQFHTMALVNLSAKMIESCYFLRCFDNQWLLRFHLQAESVGLFSEGLLAFDGEGRISAVNQSALNLLGHIRGSLLGQRVEDFFDCSLDELLGRASVNASASWPLRTRDGRHLFAVLRGQPRSVPVPVAPALKIIEPARLPGICLGDAALQEHFRKALRVFERDVPLLIQGETGSGKEAFAKAVHHASQRAGKHFVALNCAAIPESLIESELFGYRGGSFTGARKEGMRGKLQQADGGTLFLDEIGDMPLALQTRLLRVLEDRQVVPIGGEPEAVNVRIISATHRQLLDRVRDGSFREDLYYRLNGLEIPLPALRERSDKSQLLDFLLAEESGAETVSIDEPARQALLAFDWPGNVRQLRNVLRTLAALCDGGRIGLEDLPAMIRQRPAAVMVETPAERPLDDAERLALIDALERQRWHMTHTAEQLGISRNTLYRKLRKHAIAR, encoded by the coding sequence ATGCACAGCAACCACTTGAGTCGCCATGCCCAGCAAGTCCTGACGGTCACCCAGGGCAAGGCCCATTTGCAGGGCCCCGGCAGCGATCCGTCGATTGCCCGTTCCTGGCTGCGCTGCCTCGAGGATTATCACCTCGACCCGGCGCAGAACCTGGCGCCGACGGTGCTCGAACATGGCCGGGTGCTGGAAAGCCGCGAGCGCTTGCAGCAAGTGCTGCACATCGCCGGCACCGAAATGACCAGCCTGCATCAGCAACTCTCCGGCGCCGGCCACGCGGTGTTGCTGACCGACGCCCGGGGCGTGATCCTCAATTGCGTCACCGCCCCCAGCGAGCGCAAGATTTTCGAACGGGCCGGCCTCTGGCTCGGCGCCGACTGGAGCGAAGCCTGCGAAGGCACCAACGGCATCGGCACCTGTTTGGTGGAGCGCCAGGCCCTGACCATCCACCAGGAAGAACATTTTCGTGGCCGCCACACCGGCCTGACCTGCTCGGCCAGCCCGGTCTTCGACCCCCAGGGCGAACTGCTGGCGGTGCTCGACGTGTCTTCGGCACGGCCGGACGTGTCGCGCCAGAGCCAGTTCCACACCATGGCCCTGGTCAATCTCTCGGCGAAGATGATCGAGAGCTGCTATTTCCTGCGTTGCTTCGACAATCAATGGCTGCTGCGCTTCCACCTGCAGGCCGAGTCCGTGGGGCTGTTCAGCGAAGGGCTGCTGGCATTCGACGGCGAAGGCCGGATCAGCGCCGTCAACCAGAGCGCCCTCAACCTGTTGGGGCATATTCGCGGCAGCTTGCTGGGCCAGCGGGTGGAGGATTTTTTCGACTGTTCATTGGACGAGTTGCTCGGTCGCGCAAGTGTAAATGCCAGCGCCAGTTGGCCGCTGCGCACCCGTGACGGCCGGCATTTGTTCGCGGTGCTGCGCGGGCAGCCGCGCAGTGTGCCGGTGCCGGTTGCGCCAGCGCTCAAGATTATTGAGCCCGCCCGCCTGCCGGGCATCTGCCTGGGGGATGCGGCGTTACAGGAACATTTTCGCAAGGCGCTGCGGGTGTTCGAGCGCGATGTGCCGCTGCTGATTCAGGGCGAAACCGGCTCCGGCAAGGAAGCGTTTGCCAAGGCTGTGCACCACGCCAGCCAGCGCGCCGGCAAGCATTTCGTGGCTCTTAACTGCGCGGCCATCCCGGAAAGCCTGATCGAGAGCGAGCTGTTCGGTTATCGCGGCGGCAGCTTCACCGGCGCGCGCAAGGAAGGCATGCGCGGCAAGCTGCAACAGGCCGACGGCGGCACGCTGTTCCTCGACGAAATCGGCGACATGCCCCTGGCCTTGCAGACCCGTTTGCTGCGGGTGCTGGAGGATCGCCAGGTGGTGCCTATCGGCGGTGAACCTGAGGCGGTGAACGTGCGCATCATCAGCGCCACCCACCGGCAGTTGCTCGACCGGGTGCGGGACGGCAGTTTCCGCGAGGATCTGTACTACCGCCTCAATGGCCTGGAAATCCCGCTGCCGGCGTTGCGCGAGCGCAGTGACAAGTCGCAGTTGCTGGATTTTCTGCTGGCTGAAGAGAGTGGGGCCGAGACGGTGTCCATCGACGAACCGGCGCGCCAGGCGTTGCTGGCGTTCGACTGGCCGGGCAACGTGCGGCAGCTGCGTAATGTGCTGCGCACCCTGGCCGCGCTGTGCGACGGTGGGCGGATCGGCCTGGAAGACTTGCCGGCGATGATCCGCCAGCGCCCGGCGGCGGTGATGGTTGAAACGCCGGCCGAGCGACCGCTGGACGATGCCGAGCGGTTGGCCTTGATCGATGCGCTGGAACGCCAGCGCTGGCACATGACCCACACCGCCGAACAACTGGGCATCAGCCGTAACACCCTCTACCGGAAGCTGCGCAAACACGCCATCGCCCGATAA
- the eutC gene encoding ethanolamine ammonia-lyase subunit EutC — protein sequence MEKKPVDPQNPWLNLRNLTPARIALGRTGTSLPTQAQLDFQYAHAQARDAVHLAFDHQGIRAQLSERGRESLLLHSAAADRHSYLQRPDLGRRLDDVSAQVLDDYAKAHPGGVDLAIVVADGLSALAVHRHTLPFLARLEEQIVADGWSVSPVILVEQGRVAVADEVAERLGAKMSVILIGERPGLSSPDSLGLYFTYAPKVGLTDAYRNCISNVRLEGLSYGMAAHRLIYLMREACRRQLSGVNLKDEAQVHTLESENTADMKGNFLLMPPRN from the coding sequence ATGGAGAAAAAACCTGTCGATCCGCAAAACCCTTGGCTGAACCTGCGCAACCTCACCCCGGCACGCATCGCCCTGGGCCGCACCGGCACCAGCCTGCCGACCCAGGCGCAACTGGACTTCCAATACGCCCACGCCCAGGCCCGCGATGCGGTGCACCTGGCGTTCGATCATCAGGGCATTCGCGCGCAACTGAGCGAGCGCGGCCGTGAGAGCCTGTTGCTCCACAGTGCGGCGGCTGACCGACACAGCTATCTACAGCGTCCGGACCTGGGTCGGCGGCTCGACGACGTTTCTGCGCAAGTTCTGGATGACTACGCCAAGGCCCATCCCGGCGGTGTGGACTTGGCGATCGTGGTGGCCGACGGCCTGTCGGCGCTGGCGGTGCATCGTCATACCTTGCCGTTTCTGGCGCGCCTGGAAGAACAGATCGTCGCTGACGGTTGGTCGGTATCGCCCGTGATTCTGGTGGAACAAGGCCGCGTCGCGGTGGCCGATGAAGTGGCCGAGCGGCTCGGCGCGAAAATGTCGGTGATCCTCATCGGCGAACGCCCCGGCCTCAGTTCTCCCGACAGCCTGGGGCTGTATTTCACCTACGCCCCCAAGGTCGGCCTGACCGATGCCTATCGCAACTGCATCTCCAATGTCCGCCTCGAAGGCCTGAGCTACGGCATGGCCGCCCACCGCCTGATCTACCTGATGCGCGAGGCCTGTCGCCGGCAGCTTTCGGGGGTCAATCTGAAGGATGAAGCCCAGGTTCACACTCTAGAGTCGGAAAATACTGCCGATATGAAAGGTAACTTCCTACTCATGCCGCCCCGAAACTGA
- a CDS encoding GNAT family N-acetyltransferase: MRIIQATLEHLDLLTPLFVKYREFYGSLPYPDSSRAFLEKRLRRKESVIYLALPDDDDNKLLGFCQLYPSFSSLSLKRVWILNDIYVAEDARRQLVADNLIRTAKKMAKETNAVRMRVSTSSNNEVAQKTYESIGFKEDTEFKNYVLPISESI; encoded by the coding sequence ATGCGGATTATCCAAGCGACCCTGGAACACCTGGACCTGCTGACCCCATTGTTCGTCAAATACCGGGAATTCTACGGCTCCCTGCCCTACCCGGACTCGTCCCGAGCCTTCCTTGAAAAGCGCCTGCGCCGCAAGGAATCGGTGATCTACCTGGCCTTGCCCGATGACGACGACAACAAGCTGCTGGGCTTTTGCCAGCTCTACCCGAGCTTCTCGTCGCTGTCGCTCAAGCGCGTGTGGATCCTCAACGACATCTACGTCGCCGAAGACGCCCGCCGCCAACTGGTGGCCGACAACCTGATCCGCACCGCAAAAAAAATGGCCAAGGAAACCAACGCCGTGCGCATGCGCGTCTCCACCAGCAGCAACAACGAAGTGGCGCAGAAAACCTACGAATCGATCGGCTTCAAGGAAGACACCGAGTTCAAGAACTACGTGCTGCCGATCAGCGAAAGCATCTGA